Sequence from the Bacteroidota bacterium genome:
ATTGAGCTAAACCAGAAAAGTCAGAAATTGAAAATTTGCAAAAAATAATGCCTCAAATTCACGGATTTGTACAAATATTAAATCCGTGAATTTATGAAAGTTATCATATAATAATATTGAAATGTTGCAGACGAAAATTTTCCTAAAATATTTCACAATAAGTGTAGTTCTAATTTTTATTATTTCTGTGGTTTTTCTTTCAAATAAAACTTTGCTGTTTTTTTTCCCTGATAAAATTTGGGCTCATAAGGTTAACAATATTGAAAAACTCGAAGAAGCTTCCAAAAAATATGCAGGAATAGAACTCGATGTAGTTTTTCACAAAAAAACAAACTCTTTCGATGTTAATCATCCGCCCGATAGTTCTATAAATCTGTCATTGACTGAATTTTTTCTTTCACAAAAAAACAGTGTTTCGAATTGTAAATATTGGATTGATTTTAAAAATTTGGATTATGAAAATAAAAAGCTTTCTGCAGATAAGTTAGATTCAATTGCAAATGTGTTTGAAATAGACAAAAAAAATATCATCATAGAATCTATCAGTCCAAAATTTCTAAAACTCTTTGACGATAAAGGATTTTTAACTTCTTACTATTTGCCAACAAATTTGAATTTGCTTGACGATAAAAATCTTGAATCTGTTTTGAAAACTATTAATACCAATATTTCCACTTTTAAAAACACATACATTTCATTCAACTATAAAGACTATGAGATAATAAACAGACGATTTCCCTACAAGAAAAAACTAACTTGGTTTACCAATTATGGCTCATTAAATAAAATCAGCGCAAGGATTTTGTTATTCGAAATTTCGATGGACGAAAATGTAGATATTTTACTCATTCCTTTAAAGTAACAAAATGAAGAAATTTAATAGTTTTCTGATTGTTCTAAAGGAAATCTACAATCCATTTATTGTCGCTTTAGCTTTTGCCCCATTAATTGTTGGGCTTATTGTGGATGCTAGTTTGTTCGACAGCAGGAATATTATTACGAATATCATTTGGATTCCAATTTTTACAGTAGCTTTTATTTTATCTAAGAAAAGGATTGTATATCAGATAGTTTGCTTGCTATATTTTATTTTGGGTCTTGTTGAAATTTCTCATTGGATTATTTTACAAGGTCCTGTTACAATAACAAGTTTTTTAGTAATCTCAAATACTAATTTACAAGAAGCAATAGATTTTCTAAATCTAAAAGCTACGGTTGGCCTGATTGTTTTGGTTTTTTATACAATATTTTTCATTTTTACTTTTAAACGCAGACCTAAAATCTCCAAATCTAAATTTAAGCCCTACCTTATAGGAATTATTTTATTATTTTCTGCAATATTTATTCTCGAAAATGCAATTAATGAGCGATTAATTAGAAAAGGAATGCCACATATTGCAAAAGTTGTTTTTTCATTTATCGAAAAAATAAATTTGTATGAAGAAGCTATGCAAGAAATTGAACCTAAAATGGTTCAGGCAATTCCAACTTTGCCACAAAACCAGCAGACATTTGTATTGATAATTGGCGAATCGTGTAGCAGAAATCATATGTCTATTTATAATTACTCGAGAAAAACCAATCCAAAGCTCGAAAAGCGTAAGGATTTGTTTGTTTACGATAATGTAGTTTCACCTTATTCAAATACTTTAAACTCTGTTCTATCAATGCTTTCTGAATCAAATTTAGAGCGAAAATTAAATTTCGGAAAATGTGTCGATATAATTGATATTTTTTATTCTGCCGGTTTCAAAACCTATTGGCTTTCAAATCAATCGCCTATCGGAATTTGGGATAATCTTATAACTGTTTTTGCAAAAAAAGCTGATCACTACCGTTTTGTAAATACTACAAGCAATTCATCGTTTGAAGCAATGTTTACGACTTCATACGATTCTAAGCTCTTTAAACCATTTGCCAATGCTTTGAGCGAAAATGTTGCTAAAAAATTTATAGTTCTGCATTTAATGGGAAGTCACTCTTCATATTCAAAAAGGTATCCTACTCATTATGATGTCTTTAACGGAAGTAACAAGAAAGAAAAAATTATTGCAGAATACGATAATTCAGTTCTTTACAACGACTTTATTGTTGACAGCATTCTAAATATTTTAGATGAAAACGATTCCTTACATGAAAATTCGATTAGCTCTGCAATTTATTTGTCTGATCATGGCGAAAATGTTTACGATGAGCAAAATAAAATAGGACACGACTATTCAAAAAAATTACCAAAAGCTAATGTAGATATTCCTTTTATCATCTGGCTTTCACGGGAGTACATAAAATCCCATCCGCTAAAAGTAAATTTTGTCAGGTCAAATAGTCGCAAACCATTTATAACGGACGATTTGTTCCATTCAATAATTGATCTGATCGAAATTCAGACACCTTACTTTGAAGAAAAAAGAAGTATTTTCAACAAAAGATTTAATGACACTCGCCAAAGAATCTTGGAAGACGGGAAGGATTATGATGATGATTAATTGAATATTTCCCAATTTGTGATGGCAATAAAAAATTATAAATAATCAATGAAAAATCAAAAATCTATCTCCTAAGCAACCACAAACTTGAATTATCTTTCCTAAGAACGGATAGCTTATTTGTTGCTTCAAGTTTTTTCTCAAACGAAAATATTGCTACCCGGTATTTTCCTTTTTCTTTGGGAAGAACTTTTGCAGGAAATCCTTCATCAATTATTTGGTGGAAATATTTCTGTGCATTTTTTTCTTTCACAAAACTGCCGCCAATAATATGATAAAGTTTTGAATTATTAATATCAGTATCAACTAATTCTACTTTCGAATTTTGTTCAATATTTCTTTCAGAAAGTAATATTTCTTTTTCGTTAAAACTATCGCTTGCAATAACAATAGCTTTGCGACTTTCAATTTCAGTTAGGAAAATTCTTTTATGCTCTAATAATTCTGATTTCGGTCCTGAAAATGGATTCAGATTAGCAAAACTGAAATTGCTATTTTGAAAAAATCCCATTTTGTAAGGAACAAAAATCATAATTGCTGCAATTGAAACTCCAATTGTAGCTCTACGAAAAATAGAATTTCTAATGATAGCACTTACCTGTGACTTGTTTTCAAACTTGGGCTTAATTCTAATATGTTGCTTTTTCTCTTTCAAAGCAGGAAAATGGAAAGTACTCAATCCATACGAATCTAAAAGGAAATTTGTGTATTGTTCAGGTTCAAACTGTAAGTTTTTCTCCTTGTCGTACTGAAACTGCCCAATTCCTTCAAAATTTATTCTGTCAGCATTTTGCAATTTTTCGTTAATTTCCTTCACAAATTTTGCAACAATATCGTTCGTCTCTTTATAATCAATATTCTCAAAATCAGAAATATGCTTGATTAGTAAGCCATCATTTTGCCGAAGATTAATATTAAAACTTACTTTTTTTGCTGGAGGATAACTTTTGTGAAGTTCATTGTCAATTTTTGCAGGCTTGTAGTTTGTTATAAACCCACCAAAATCAGGCAATATCACACAATCGTGCTGAAATAATAGTTCGTATATATACTTTTCAATTTTCAAAATAAACAATTTTTATTTTACAAAAATATGAAAAATAATTATTTCAATCGGAGTATTTCAAAATTAATATTAAAATGAAAAAGATTAATTCTCCAAAAAGTATTTACCAAAATTGTATTTTTGCAGATTATTTAAATTTATTGAAATGGAAAAAATTAGAAGGACAGAAATTTGCGAGCTTTTGAAAGCTACTGATACCGAAAAATTGATTAATGTGAAAGCATGGGTGCGTACCAAACGCTCAGGCAAAAATGTTGCATTTATTGCACTGAATGATGGTTCTACAATCAATAATATTCAAGTTGTGGTAGATTTGCAGAAAATTGATGAAGAAAACTTAATCAACATAAATACAGGAGCAGCCATTTCAGTAAATGGGAAACTTATAAAATCGCTTGGGAGTGGGCAATCGCACGAAATTGATGCTCACGAAATTGAAGTTCTTGGTGTAGCAAATCCAGACGAATATCCTATTCAACCAAAAAAACATAGTTTAGAATTTCTTAGAGAACATGCACATTTACGCTTCCGCACAAGCACTTTTTCTGCTATTACTCGCGTGCGTCATGCCATGATTTTTGCAATTCATAAATTTTTCAACGACAAAGGATATTGCAATATTCACACTCCAATCATCACCGGTTCCGATGCCGAAGGTGCCGGCGAAATGTTTCGAATTTCTACATTAGATAACAAAAAACCACCTTTAAACGAAAGTGGTGAAGTAGATTATACCCAAGATTTTTTTGGAAAAGAAACCAATCTTACAGTTTCAGGACAATTGGAAGCCGAATTGGCTGCTTTGGCACTATCAAAAGTTTATACTTTCGGTCCTACTTTCCGTGCCGAAAATTCTAACACAACTCGTCATCTTGCCGAATTTTGGATGATTGAACCGGAGGTAGCGTTTTTCGATTTGAACGATGATATGGACCTTGCTGAAGAAATGCTCAAATATCTTGTGGAATATGCTCTGGAAAATTGTTCAGACGATTTGCAATTCCTCAACAAACGATTGATTGACGAAGAAAAGGGAAAAGCTCAGAAAGACCGGTCGGAGATGGGACTTATAGAAAAACTGGAATTTGTTTTAAAATCTGATTTTGAGAGAATTACATATACTGAAGCTTTTAATATTTTAAGAAATTCTAAACCTAACAAAAAGAAAAAATTCCAATATCTAATAGAAAATTGGGGGGCAGACCTTCAATCGGAACACGAACGATTTCTCGTAGAAAAACATTTTAAAAAACCAGTGATACTTGTAGATTATCCTAAAGAAATAAAAGCATTTTACATGCGACAAAACGATGATGACAAGACAGTTAGAGCTATGGATATTCTTTTTCCGGGCATTGGCGAAATAGTTGGTGGATCGCAAAGAGAAGAGCGATACGATTTACTTTTGAACAGAATGAAAGAACTTGATATTCCTGAAAAAGAACTTTGGTGGTATCTCGAAACCAGAAAATTTGGGACAGTACCACATGCCGGGTTTGGCTTAGGTTTCGAACGATTGATGCTATTTATTACCGGAATGAGTAACATTAGAGATGTAATTCCATTCCCAAGAACACCGAAAAATGCTGAGTTTTAACCATATAACTATTTGCTACAGATTTAATTTTCATAATGAAAAAACTTTTTGCCATAATATTATTCCTTGCTTTTTTCACCAATTCAGCCTATAGTTTCAGATATTCAGAAATTTTTCAAGACAGTTTGTTATCAGAAAATTTCGAAAATTGGAGTGTTACATCTGCAGATTGGCAAATATTTGATTCGAACGGAGATAATCTCACATGGAGCATATATGGAAATGCCGGCGTTGATGGTTCATTCGCAGCCGGTTATCTTTTTTCGTTTACCGAAATTGCCGACGACTGGATAATTTCGAAAGGAATTTCTCTTGAAGCCGGAAAAAATTATTGGTTAAATTTTAAATATAGAATTGAAGACGAGCTTTATCCCGAAAAATTAGCTGTTTATTTTGGTTTGTTTCAAAATCCTATGAGTATGACAACAGAAATTGTGGACTTAGGAGAAATAAAAAATGAGCAATTTTTAACTCTTTCGAGAGGATTTACAGTGCCGGCAGATTCGGTTTACTATTTCGGATGGTATGCCTACTCTGATCCATACCAATGGGTAGTTCTCATTGATAATATTTATATTAAAGAAATTGATTGTTCTGCAAGTGTACCGCCGGTTATTGAACTCGGCAATGATCAATCTTTGTGCGAAGGCGACACAATAGTTTTAAGTGTAGAATCAGAATTCGATTTATATGTTTGGGGCGACTATGGAAATTTGCCAAACCTAACAGTTACTCAATCAGGGATTTATTCTTTATACGTAGAAGACAGTTGCTTGAATAGTGCTTTCGATAATGTTGAAATAAATTATATTCCGAATCCCGAAATTGATTTGGGCAACGATACAACTATTGTGGAAGGAGATAATATTCTGCTCTCTACTGGAGTTTCCAACATGGACTATTTATGGTCAACGAACGAAACAAGTCAGTCTATTTTGATTTCGGAACACGGAACTTATTATGTTACAGTAACAAACGATTCTAATTGTTTTTCTGTTGATTCGATAAATATTTACTACTTAGGTATTGAAAACCCATTTTCTAAAATTCAAATTTTTCCGCAACCTACGGTCGATTTTTTGAATATTTCAAGCGGAAATGAAATCATTGTTGAAATAGAAATCTTTGATTCGAATGCGAAAACCGTTTTTTATAAAGAAGCATTTTTGCAAAATTTGATTATCGATGTCAGTGTTTTAAAAACAGGTGAGTATATTGCTAAAATTAAAACAAAAAGCAATAGATTATATTCAAAAATAATTGTGAAAATATAGCCATCTGCTAATCTCCGCAATTTATTCAAAGCATTTCCTAAAACGAATAATTATTCAATAGAAACACTAAACAAAAAATAGACTATTGATAATGAGCTATAAAAATATTTTAGTATTTTGTGCAAAATTTTGAAATATTAAATATGAACAACAAAATGAATTTTGTGCAAATAATTTTTTTTTATCCACTGTCATTGATTTATAGTTTTGTTGTGTACATTAGAAATCGACTATTCGATTACAATTTTCTCAAATCTAAAGAATTTACAATTCCTATAATTTCGGTAGGAAATATCACTGTTGGCGGGACAGGAAAAACCCCGCATATTGAATATTTAATTTCTATTTTAAAAAACGAATGCAAAATTGCAGTACTTAGTCGGGGCTACAAACGAAAATCAAGAGGATTTGTACTTGCACACCCCGACTCAACATATTATGAAATAGGTGATGAACCTAAACAAATAAAAACAAAATTTCCAAAATTAGACGTTGCAGTAAATGCAAATAGAACACAAGGAATTTACCAATTATTAGAAAAAGGAAGCCCCGAACTTAACACAATTTTGTTAGACGATGCCTATCAGCACAGATATGTTAAACCGGGCTTGTCAATACTTTTGGTCGATTATACTCAACCAATGTTTCACGACCATTTTTTGCCATATGGTCGCTTGCGCGAAAATAGGCACGAAAAAAGGAGGTCGAACATTATAATAATTACAAAAACTCCGAGAGACCTGAAACCAATAGATAGGCGAATTTTGGTGAAAAATTTAAAACTATTTCCATATCAGAATCTGTTTTTCACGACTATGGCTTTTGGAGATTTTCAGGCGGTTTTTGACTCAGAAAAATTTCAGTTAAAAATCTTGGAATGTGTAGAAAATAAATATTCTATTTTGGCTATTTCGGGAATTGCAAATCCTCAACAATTCGACAAACATATTCAAACGGTTAGCAATGATGTAGTTACATTGACTTACCCGGATCATCACAATTTTACTAAAAAGGACGCTAATAAAATTTATTCAAGTTTTAATAAAATTAACAATCCTAAAAAAATTATTGTTACTACAGAAAAAGATGCAATGCGTTTTCAAGACAATAGGCATAGCAAAATCCTCAGCGATTTGCCATTTTATTATATCCCAATGCAAATAGAATTTCTAAACAAAGAAACAGAAAGCTTTAATAATCAAATAATTAACTATGTTAGAAAAAATAAAAGAAACAGCAACCTACATAAAGAATATCATAAAAAGTGAACCTCAGATAGGAGTGATTCTCGGAACCGGACTTGGCGGTTTGGTCGAAGAAATGAAAATTGAACATATTATTGATTATAAAGATATTCCGAATTTTCCGGTTTCAACTGTAAAGGGGCACCACAGCCGTTTGATATTCGGAGAATTCTCGGGAAAAAAGCTTATTGCCATGCAAGGGCGTTTTCATTATTACGAAGGCTACAACATGAAAGAAATAACTTTTCCGGTAAAAGTTATGAAACTTCTCGGAATTGAATATTTGTTTGTGTCGAATGCAAGCGGTGGAGTGAATCCAGATTTTCATATTGGAGACCTTATGATAATTGATGACCAAATTAATTTGTTTCCCGAAAATCCGCTTCGAGGCAAAAATGAAGACGATTTTGGGGTACGTTTCCCAGATATGAGCGAAACATACTCTGCAGAATTAATTGCAAAAGGGGTAGAAATTGCTAAAGAAAATAAATTTACAGTTCATACCGGAGTCTATGCAGGCGTTACAGGACCAACTTTTGAAACACCTGCAGAATATAAATATTTGCGTATTATTGGCGCCGATGCTGTTGGTATGTCCACAGTCCCTGAAGTTATTGTTGCACATCATATGAGAATTCCTTGCTTTGCAATTTCAATAATTACAGATTTGGGTGTTCCTAACAAAATTGTGGAAGTTACTCACGAGGACGTACAAAATGTAGCAGAAATTGCCGAACCCAAAATGACTAAGATTATTAAAGAAATTGTTAGCCAATTATAGCAAAATTTTGATTTATTATTTTTGAATTTTAATTTGAAATTGACATGAAATTGAAACTCTTCATCGCAATTCTTTTTGTGCTTTTTGCAAAAATAGATTTTGCACAGAATGTAAAAATATCAGGAACAGAACTATCGTATGCAAATCAAGAATTAGTTTTATTGACTTATTCAGAGCATATTACTTTTTCCGAGAATGCGCTTGCAAAATCCTTAGTAAAGGAAGATGGGAGCTATTTGTTCGAATTTTCAACTGAAAATGCTATATCTGTATTTATGTATATTGGGCGATACAAAGCATTTTTGCTGGTTGAACCAAATAGAGATTATAAGATTTTTTTGCCCGAATTTTCTGAAAAATCTACCAGCGAAAAACTAAATCCATATTTTAAGGATATGGAAATTACTTTGGAAATTTTATCTTCAAAAAAAAATGAATTAAATAATATTATTTCAGAATTTGACTCTACATTCAACGCTGTTCTAAATAAAAATTTTCCATCGATTTATCGACAGAGAAAATATTCTATTATCGATTCAATTGTTCAACTCATTGATACACAATTTATAAATATTGAAAATAAATATTTAAATAGTCATAAATTATATAAATATTCATCGCTATACTATATGGCAAACCAGCGGAATTCTGAATTTATCATTGAAAAATATTTTTCAGAAAATCCGGTCTTGTATCACCACACAGAGTATATGAATATGTTTAATCAGATTTTTGCACGCTACCTGACTTTTTATTCGCTCACAAAAAATGGCAATAGAATTCCGCTCGACATAAGTCTTACGAAAAGTGTTGTCAGACTGAAACATACACTTTCAAACAATCCTAATTTGAAAAATGATACCCTCAAAGAATTGATTATTCTTAAGGGAATTTACGACAATTTTTACTTGGGCAACTATTCTCAGAAAACTCTTTTGCTAATTATTGATTCTATTGGGGCAACAACAAAAGTAGCTCATCATAAGCTAATTGTAGAGAATATTAAGAAAAATGTCAATTGCTTGAAAATAGGGACTAAAGCTCCTGAATTTGAATTATATAACAGAAATAAAAGAAAGAAGAAGTTATCGAATTTTTCGGGGAAATTTATCTATTTAAATTTTGCAAATACCGAAAATTATGCCTGCCAAAAAGATTTTCAACTTCTCGCAAATTTGTATAAAAAACATGGCAAAACTATCGAAATTGTAACAATAATTTCGAATGGAACACACGAAGATATGACCGAATTTTTGGAGGGAAAAGATTATGACTGGACTTTTTTGCACTGCGGAAATCAGCCCACTGTTATAAAAGATTATAAAATTAAAGTATATCCTTTGTATTTTTTAGTTGATCCTTACGGAAAATTAGCGTTGTCGCCAGCCCTGCCACCACACGAGAATTTTGAAATACAATTGTTTAAAGAGATTAAGAAAAGGGATTAGTTTGGCTTGTCAAAATATTTTGTATTTGATTTTCTGAATAGTGCTAATTTTCAAACACATTCTTTAAATATTTTAACCATTTCGGGTAAAACCATACCGCTTGGATATTGCAAAAAATATCCATTACCGCTATTTATTGCCATTTCTGAAAAAATATTCTTTTCAATGTTTATATCGAAAATTATCCCGCCAGTTTTGAGAACCAATTGTGCAACGGTGTTCGGAATATTCGTAGAGCCAGTGGTTCCGGCAATAATCAAAAGTTCGGTTGCGGCAGCGGTTTTCATACAGCTTTCTACACGATAATATACTTCGTTATAGTATTCGTCCCACAACAAGGCAAATGGACGTGTGATACCTCCACAATCAGGACATCTCAACATTTCCACTTCTGCTTTACTCAAGTCATCTCCTCTACTTTTTTGAGGGAAATTTTCAGGAATAGGATAAATTGATAAATTGCAGTTTTTGTCGCATAACATATAATTAATATTTCCGTGTGCTTGAAATGTTCCTTCAATACTATTGCCGGCTCTTAGATGCAATCCATCAACATTTTGTGTTATAATAGTGAATCGGTCTCCCAATAGTTTTTCTATTTCTACCAATGCCATATGTCCGGCATTTGGTTTTGCTGAATTGCAAACTGATCGCATGTACAAAAACCATTTCCAAACTTCGTAGGGACTTTTTTGAAACATTTTATAAGTAGCAATTTCGTGAGGCTTGTAGTTTTTCGAACCAATCGTCCAATATCCGTCTGATCCACGAAAAGTGGGAATGCCACTTTCGGCAGAAACACCGGCACCGGTTAGGAAAGTAATTTTTCCTTTGCCATTAAATACAGTTTTTAACTGCTCTTCTAATTTATTTGAAATCATAATTTTGAGATTTACTTATTGAGACAATTTTTTTTATAATTTCTATATCAGTAATTAATTTTTCGTAATCTTTAATTTTGTCAGTGCTGCTCAGAAGTACATTGTTGTTGCGAAAATACATCTGGCTTTCAGTTTTTTTGCTGCCTGTGAGATGAAAACTTTGTGCTTTGGTTTTCTCCATCAATTCAGTGAAATTGTTTAATTTTATTCCTGAACCGGGCATAATTTCTATTTTGTCATTTGCTTTTGAAATTAGCTTTTTAATTAAATCTGCACCTTCAAGAGCTGTCTGTTTTTGTCCGGAAGTAAGCAAACGATCAATTTTGAGTTCAATCAGTTGGTCGAGAGCCTCAAACGGTTCGGCACACATATCGAATGCACGATGAAAAACAACTTCCATAGGCTTGGCTAATTTTATTAGCTCATCAGTCCTTTTCATATCAACAAATCCATTTTTGTTAAGGACTCCTATGACAACACCATCGGCTTTTAGTTTTTTTGCCATCAGGATGTCTTCTTTCATGGTTTCAAATTCTATTTCATTATATAAAAAATCGCCACCTCTTGGTCTTATTAGAATGCACAAGTCAATTTCCAAATTTTTTCTTGCAAGCACAATGCTGCCTGCACTGGGAGTTGTACCACCTTCAATTATATTGTCGCAAAACTCAATACGTTTGGCTCCTGCCTCTTGAGCCACAATTGCAGACTCTACCGATATTGCACAAACTTCTATTGTAATTTCATTTTCATTTAAGTTTCTATATTTTTGCATAATTAACTATTGTGCTAAGCTTTTTAATAATAAGTAAGATGTTATGTATTTCATCTTACATCTTATGTTTTATATTTGGCGAAATTCTGGATTCAAACTGCTGCTGGTATTGTAAAATAAAACTTTGAACCTTTTCCTTCTTCGCTTTCTGTCCAAATTTCCCCCCCATGTGTTTTTACAAATTCTTTGCAAAGCATTAAACCAAGTCCACTACCCATTTCATTTTCAGTTCCTTTTGTCGAATTATGTTTTGCTATTTCAAACAATTGCGATATTTTTTCAGAAGAAATCCCTATCCCAGTATCCTCAACAAAAATTTCTATATATGCTTGATTATTTTCATCTGAAATTGGTTTTGCATTTATGCTTATTTCCCCTCCTTTGTGCGTATATTTAATAGCATTTGAAATTAAATTACGCAGGATAGTTGACAACATGTTTTTATCTGCATTTACAAAAATATCTTCCGACACTTTATTTATCAAGCTTATTGATTTTTTTATAGCTAACTGATTTAAGAGTTCAACGGCTTCAATTGATAACAAATTCAGCTTTTCTTTTTTTGGATTAAATTTGATAATCCCTCTTTGTGTATGAGACCATAACAACAAGTTTTCAAGTAATTTATATACTTTTTGTACGCCTTGATGTACGTAAGAAATGAAATCTTTTCTTTCGGCAACATCATATTGGTCATATTCATTTATTAGTAATTCTAAAAATCCTAGCATCGTGGAGAATGGACTTTTCAAATCGTGTGCAATTATTGAGAAGAATTTATCTTTGGTAGTATTTAATGCTTTGATTTCTTTAAAGCTATCTGATAGTTTCAGCATGGAATTAACCCGTGCAGATAATTCAATTTTATCTATTGGTTTTCGAATATAATCAACTGCTCCTGCTTCTAATGCTGTTTTTAAATTCTTAGGAGATGTCATTACTCCAGTTGCCATAATAACAGGGATGTTTTTTGTTGATTCCTGACTCTTTAAATATTTTATAGTTTCAATACCATTCATTATTGGCATTTTCCAGTCAGTAATTATTAAATCCGGAAGTCGCTTCATTGCGAGCTTACATGCAACATCTCCATTTGGGGCTTTTAAAATTGTATATCCAATATCCGATTCTTTCAGGTAATCAACTAAAGTTTTCAAGTTGTCCGGCTTGTCATCAACAACAAGAATCGTATATTGTTTCATGTTTTTATTGTTAAAAAAATAATATTTCTAAAGTTAATCAATCATTTTAATCAAACTCAAATACTTCTCTTGATTAAGACCGTAAAGAGCATTATCAATTTCTTC
This genomic interval carries:
- a CDS encoding copper homeostasis protein CutC; the protein is MQKYRNLNENEITIEVCAISVESAIVAQEAGAKRIEFCDNIIEGGTTPSAGSIVLARKNLEIDLCILIRPRGGDFLYNEIEFETMKEDILMAKKLKADGVVIGVLNKNGFVDMKRTDELIKLAKPMEVVFHRAFDMCAEPFEALDQLIELKIDRLLTSGQKQTALEGADLIKKLISKANDKIEIMPGSGIKLNNFTELMEKTKAQSFHLTGSKKTESQMYFRNNNVLLSSTDKIKDYEKLITDIEIIKKIVSISKSQNYDFK
- a CDS encoding hybrid sensor histidine kinase/response regulator; this translates as MKQYTILVVDDKPDNLKTLVDYLKESDIGYTILKAPNGDVACKLAMKRLPDLIITDWKMPIMNGIETIKYLKSQESTKNIPVIMATGVMTSPKNLKTALEAGAVDYIRKPIDKIELSARVNSMLKLSDSFKEIKALNTTKDKFFSIIAHDLKSPFSTMLGFLELLINEYDQYDVAERKDFISYVHQGVQKVYKLLENLLLWSHTQRGIIKFNPKKEKLNLLSIEAVELLNQLAIKKSISLINKVSEDIFVNADKNMLSTILRNLISNAIKYTHKGGEISINAKPISDENNQAYIEIFVEDTGIGISSEKISQLFEIAKHNSTKGTENEMGSGLGLMLCKEFVKTHGGEIWTESEEGKGSKFYFTIPAAV
- a CDS encoding RNA polymerase subunit sigma, with protein sequence MISNKLEEQLKTVFNGKGKITFLTGAGVSAESGIPTFRGSDGYWTIGSKNYKPHEIATYKMFQKSPYEVWKWFLYMRSVCNSAKPNAGHMALVEIEKLLGDRFTIITQNVDGLHLRAGNSIEGTFQAHGNINYMLCDKNCNLSIYPIPENFPQKSRGDDLSKAEVEMLRCPDCGGITRPFALLWDEYYNEVYYRVESCMKTAAATELLIIAGTTGSTNIPNTVAQLVLKTGGIIFDINIEKNIFSEMAINSGNGYFLQYPSGMVLPEMVKIFKECV
- a CDS encoding redoxin domain-containing protein, which encodes MKLKLFIAILFVLFAKIDFAQNVKISGTELSYANQELVLLTYSEHITFSENALAKSLVKEDGSYLFEFSTENAISVFMYIGRYKAFLLVEPNRDYKIFLPEFSEKSTSEKLNPYFKDMEITLEILSSKKNELNNIISEFDSTFNAVLNKNFPSIYRQRKYSIIDSIVQLIDTQFINIENKYLNSHKLYKYSSLYYMANQRNSEFIIEKYFSENPVLYHHTEYMNMFNQIFARYLTFYSLTKNGNRIPLDISLTKSVVRLKHTLSNNPNLKNDTLKELIILKGIYDNFYLGNYSQKTLLLIIDSIGATTKVAHHKLIVENIKKNVNCLKIGTKAPEFELYNRNKRKKKLSNFSGKFIYLNFANTENYACQKDFQLLANLYKKHGKTIEIVTIISNGTHEDMTEFLEGKDYDWTFLHCGNQPTVIKDYKIKVYPLYFLVDPYGKLALSPALPPHENFEIQLFKEIKKRD